From Candidatus Hydrogenedentota bacterium, a single genomic window includes:
- a CDS encoding tannase/feruloyl esterase family alpha/beta hydrolase: MKWPTLFVVLVAALVLLGNAVAASAAVMSAEDLAALRLPDVRIESAVHEAGSPEPGKVRVGHVKVDGVIGKAIRFEVLLPDAWNGRFAMGGGGGLVGSVQNSVRGSVNDGYATAGTDTGHQAGGTDGSWALNDLEAFVNFGHAAIHRTAEVSKAIIRAYYGQDINKSYFVGCSRGGGQALMEAQRYPEDFDGIVSGAPAFNWTGFAAMGINLAQTFYPDPKKLTETVLTQADLDRLAKEVLQQTDAQDGLKDGIIDNPAAAKFDLAQVPNLTDAQRKAISVVYEGVKNQDGPIYPGFPIGAEGGPGGWFNWLVGPTENGVNLSFAFSTNIYKYFFFHNADWDYSTYDFATWKKDTHLGGTVLNALDPDLGPMNARGGKLIIWHGWSDAALPAGETVKYYESVLAKDPNAANYARLFMVPGCYHCGGGPGISGVDWLGEIVKWVEEGIAPDVIIATKSGDGIDPAKSRPLFPYPAWAKYDGEGDGNLAENFVAVDK; encoded by the coding sequence ATGAAGTGGCCTACTTTGTTTGTCGTTCTCGTTGCCGCATTGGTTCTGCTTGGAAACGCCGTGGCGGCGTCTGCGGCGGTAATGTCGGCGGAAGACCTGGCCGCGCTTCGTCTACCGGATGTGCGGATTGAGTCGGCGGTGCATGAGGCGGGATCGCCGGAGCCGGGCAAGGTGCGGGTGGGGCATGTGAAGGTGGACGGCGTGATTGGTAAGGCGATCCGCTTCGAGGTGCTGCTGCCCGATGCCTGGAACGGGCGCTTCGCGATGGGTGGCGGCGGCGGGCTGGTGGGATCGGTGCAGAATTCGGTTCGCGGCTCGGTGAACGACGGCTACGCGACGGCGGGCACGGACACGGGGCATCAGGCGGGCGGCACGGATGGAAGCTGGGCCCTGAACGACCTGGAGGCCTTTGTGAATTTTGGCCACGCGGCGATTCACCGAACCGCGGAGGTGTCGAAGGCGATTATCCGGGCGTATTACGGGCAGGACATCAACAAGTCCTACTTTGTGGGCTGTTCGCGCGGGGGCGGGCAGGCGCTGATGGAGGCGCAGCGCTATCCGGAGGATTTCGACGGGATTGTGTCGGGCGCGCCGGCCTTCAACTGGACGGGCTTCGCGGCGATGGGTATCAATCTGGCCCAGACTTTTTATCCCGATCCGAAGAAACTGACGGAGACGGTGCTGACGCAGGCCGATCTGGATCGCCTCGCGAAGGAGGTGCTGCAGCAGACCGACGCGCAGGACGGACTGAAGGATGGGATTATCGACAATCCGGCGGCGGCGAAATTCGATCTGGCGCAGGTGCCGAATCTTACGGATGCGCAGCGCAAAGCGATTTCGGTGGTGTATGAGGGCGTGAAGAATCAGGACGGCCCGATTTATCCGGGATTTCCGATTGGGGCGGAAGGCGGTCCCGGAGGCTGGTTCAACTGGCTTGTGGGGCCGACGGAGAATGGCGTTAATCTGAGTTTCGCCTTCAGCACGAATATCTACAAATATTTCTTCTTTCACAATGCGGACTGGGACTACTCCACCTACGACTTCGCCACGTGGAAGAAGGATACCCACCTGGGCGGGACCGTGTTGAACGCGCTGGATCCCGATCTCGGCCCGATGAACGCACGGGGCGGCAAGCTGATCATCTGGCATGGCTGGTCGGATGCGGCCCTGCCCGCGGGGGAGACGGTCAAGTACTACGAGTCGGTGCTCGCGAAGGACCCGAATGCGGCAAATTATGCGCGGCTGTTCATGGTGCCGGGCTGTTACCATTGCGGCGGCGGGCCGGGAATCTCGGGTGTGGACTGGCTGGGCGAGATTGTGAAGTGGGTCGAGGAGGGCATCGCGCCGGATGTGATCATCGCGACGAAGTCGGGCGACGGGATCGATCCGGCGAAGTCGCGTCCCCTGTTTCCCTATCCCGCGTGGGCGAAATACGATGGCGAGGGGGATGGGAATCTGGCGGAGAACTTTGTGGCCGTTGACAAGTGA
- a CDS encoding type II toxin-antitoxin system HicB family antitoxin, with protein sequence MAYMTTTHDYRGYVFIITCAPEDPAYVVDFSDIPDIITSGQTLPEAFHHACEALDLHLESLQKLGIPFPSRKHRVFVESAF encoded by the coding sequence ATGGCTTATATGACAACGACACATGACTATCGCGGTTACGTGTTTATAATCACATGCGCGCCAGAAGACCCGGCCTATGTCGTGGACTTCAGCGACATTCCCGACATAATAACCAGCGGTCAAACGCTACCTGAAGCTTTTCACCACGCTTGCGAGGCCCTCGATCTTCATCTGGAGAGCCTTCAGAAACTGGGTATACCATTTCCGTCGCGGAAGCATCGGGTATTTGTTGAATCCGCTTTTTGA
- a CDS encoding DUF1254 domain-containing protein, protein MKSTALQLVIRGLLVFATGAALLPARAAGPGPEEVREIAKEAYIYGYPMVDSYRIQHAYFIDKNNPEFKADWNTIRSFARVFTPEDKAVQTPNSDTPYSFLGMDLRAEPVVLTVPPVEKERYFSIQLIDAYTHNFDYIGSRTTGNDGGNFLVAGPGWKDKTPEGITKVIRSETELLLAAYRTQLFRPDDIENVKKVQAGYKIQPLSEFLGKPAPKAAPAIDFIQPLTPDTQKTSVEVFNILNFVLKFCPTVDSEKDLMKRFARIGVGAGKSIDVEKLAPEIKTALEQGMADAWAELAALQKKIDAREVTSGDMFGTREFLKNNYLYRMAAAVLGIYGNSRQEAMYPIYAVDADGAKLDGAHRYTLHFAPGQLPPVQAFWSLTLYTMPESLLSANPLNRYLLNSPMLPQFTKDSDGGITLYVQHDSPGAEKENNWLPAPQGPFLVVMRLYWPKEEALTGAWTNPPLVKVE, encoded by the coding sequence ATGAAAAGCACGGCGTTGCAATTGGTCATTCGTGGACTTCTTGTGTTCGCAACCGGAGCCGCCCTGCTGCCCGCACGCGCCGCCGGCCCAGGCCCGGAAGAGGTCCGCGAAATTGCGAAAGAAGCCTATATCTATGGCTACCCTATGGTGGACAGCTACCGCATACAACATGCCTACTTCATCGACAAGAACAACCCCGAATTCAAAGCCGACTGGAACACCATCCGAAGTTTCGCCCGCGTCTTCACTCCCGAAGACAAAGCCGTGCAGACTCCGAATTCCGACACGCCCTACTCCTTCCTGGGAATGGACCTTCGCGCTGAACCCGTCGTGCTGACGGTGCCGCCCGTCGAGAAGGAACGGTATTTCAGCATACAGCTCATCGACGCCTACACCCACAACTTCGACTACATCGGCAGCCGCACCACCGGAAACGACGGCGGCAACTTTCTCGTCGCGGGGCCAGGCTGGAAAGACAAGACCCCGGAAGGCATTACTAAAGTTATCCGCTCCGAAACCGAACTGCTCCTCGCCGCTTACCGCACCCAGCTCTTCCGGCCCGACGACATCGAAAACGTAAAAAAAGTTCAGGCGGGCTACAAGATTCAGCCCCTCTCCGAGTTTCTGGGTAAACCCGCGCCCAAAGCGGCGCCGGCGATTGATTTCATCCAGCCGCTTACCCCCGATACCCAGAAGACCTCCGTCGAGGTCTTCAACATTCTCAACTTTGTCCTCAAGTTCTGCCCCACCGTCGATTCGGAAAAGGACCTCATGAAGCGCTTCGCCCGGATCGGCGTCGGCGCCGGAAAATCCATCGACGTGGAAAAGCTCGCCCCCGAAATCAAAACCGCCCTGGAGCAGGGCATGGCCGACGCCTGGGCCGAACTCGCCGCTTTACAGAAAAAGATCGACGCCAGAGAAGTCACCTCCGGCGACATGTTCGGCACACGGGAATTCCTGAAGAACAACTACCTGTACCGCATGGCCGCCGCCGTGCTCGGCATCTACGGCAACTCCAGGCAGGAGGCCATGTACCCCATATATGCGGTCGACGCCGACGGCGCCAAACTGGACGGCGCCCACCGCTACACCCTTCACTTCGCCCCCGGCCAGCTACCGCCCGTCCAGGCCTTCTGGTCCCTCACCCTGTACACCATGCCGGAAAGCCTCCTCTCCGCAAACCCCCTCAACCGCTACCTCCTCAACTCCCCCATGCTGCCCCAGTTCACCAAAGACAGCGACGGCGGAATCACCCTGTACGTGCAGCACGACTCCCCCGGGGCCGAAAAAGAGAACAACTGGCTCCCCGCACCGCAAGGCCCCTTCCTCGTCGTCATGCGCCTCTACTGGCCCAAAGAAGAAGCCCTCACCGGCGCCTGGACCAATCCGCCCCTCGTAAAGGTCGAATAA
- a CDS encoding twin-arginine translocation signal domain-containing protein codes for MINRREFMKAGAMAGALSLLASEDAMAARSVEEFRAYQAERRAELWSLLGELPEKKAPVATLKKVEQHPGFTLEHLDLELNGIQTVPALLLIPDKRAEKAPGLMYHHWHGGDYFVGKQELLTGTRAMQAYAPVYAEKGIVTLAIDSWCFGERAPYPENGGNGECDTFKEMLWKGRVLYGMMMFDEWQALNYLCTRPEVDTSRIGSFGISMGSTKSWWLAALDERITCCMDLCCLTDYEALIANKGLARHGIYYYVPSLLKHFQTAEINELIVPRRRLSLNGRYDGLTPPEGVEKVRDYLAPLYAQYGKAEDCRIELFECKHEELPEMRAIILEWVDQLTMDN; via the coding sequence ATGATAAACCGTAGAGAATTCATGAAGGCGGGAGCGATGGCGGGTGCGCTGTCGTTGCTTGCGAGCGAGGACGCGATGGCCGCACGGAGTGTTGAGGAGTTCAGGGCCTATCAGGCGGAGCGGCGGGCCGAGTTGTGGTCGCTGCTGGGTGAATTGCCGGAGAAGAAGGCGCCGGTGGCGACGTTGAAGAAGGTGGAGCAGCATCCGGGCTTTACGCTGGAGCATCTGGATCTGGAGTTGAACGGCATCCAAACGGTGCCGGCATTGCTCTTGATTCCGGACAAGCGGGCCGAGAAAGCGCCGGGGCTGATGTATCACCATTGGCACGGCGGCGATTACTTTGTGGGCAAGCAGGAGCTGCTGACGGGCACGCGTGCGATGCAGGCTTATGCGCCGGTGTATGCGGAGAAGGGTATCGTGACGCTGGCGATCGACAGTTGGTGTTTTGGCGAGCGCGCGCCCTATCCGGAAAATGGCGGCAATGGGGAGTGCGACACCTTCAAGGAAATGCTGTGGAAGGGACGGGTGCTCTACGGGATGATGATGTTCGATGAGTGGCAGGCCTTGAACTATCTGTGCACGCGGCCCGAGGTGGACACGTCGCGGATTGGCTCTTTCGGGATTTCGATGGGTTCCACGAAGTCGTGGTGGCTGGCCGCGCTGGACGAGCGGATCACGTGCTGCATGGATCTTTGCTGTCTGACGGACTATGAGGCGTTGATCGCGAACAAGGGCCTGGCGCGGCACGGAATTTACTACTATGTGCCATCGCTCTTGAAACACTTTCAGACGGCGGAGATCAATGAATTGATCGTGCCGCGTCGCCGCTTGAGCTTGAACGGGCGCTATGATGGGTTGACGCCGCCGGAGGGTGTGGAGAAGGTGCGGGATTATCTTGCGCCGCTCTACGCGCAGTACGGCAAGGCGGAGGACTGTCGGATCGAGCTGTTTGAGTGCAAGCACGAGGAGTTGCCGGAGATGCGTGCGATCATTTTGGAATGGGTTGATCAATTGACAATGGACAATTGA